A genome region from Maylandia zebra isolate NMK-2024a linkage group LG6, Mzebra_GT3a, whole genome shotgun sequence includes the following:
- the LOC143418939 gene encoding transcription factor 7-like: MLYLKEQRPKVIAELNIPGSAAGNAVVGQRWKSLSNDQKARYFKQAETERQNHAKEHPAWSTKENYPFSSRQRKPLSQTVRKNCCQCWKSSTPSPSLRSLSSPHPPLPLL; the protein is encoded by the exons ATGCTCTATCTCAAAGAGCAGAGGCCAAAGGTCATTGCTGAACTCAACATCCCTGGAAGTGCAGCCGGAAATGCAGTGGTGGGACAGAGA TGGAAGTCGCTTTCAAACGACCAGAAAGCCAGATATTTCAAGCAGGCtgaaacagaaagacagaatCATGCCAAAGAGCATCCAGCCTGGTCGACCAAAGAAAACTAT CCCTTCAGTTCCAGACAGAGGAAGCCTTTGTCGCAGACAGTGAGGAAGAACTGCTGTCAGTGCTGGAAGAGCTCGACCCCCTCCCCATCACTGCGCAGTCTCAGCAGCCCTCACCCACCCCTGCCTCTCCTGTAG